In Myxococcota bacterium, a single window of DNA contains:
- a CDS encoding DMT family protein — protein sequence MTRVFLTTGALLVLSNTFMTFAWYAHLRNLADRPWWIAALVSWGIALFEYLLQVPANRIGYTALTLPQLKILQEVITLLVFVPFSIVYMQSPVKLDFLWSGLCMLGAVYFMFRA from the coding sequence ATGACTCGCGTCTTCCTCACCACCGGCGCTCTGCTCGTCCTCTCGAACACCTTCATGACGTTCGCCTGGTACGCGCACCTGCGGAACCTGGCCGACCGGCCCTGGTGGATCGCGGCGCTCGTCAGCTGGGGCATCGCGCTGTTCGAATACCTGCTCCAGGTCCCTGCGAACCGGATCGGCTACACCGCGCTGACCCTGCCGCAGCTGAAGATCCTGCAGGAGGTCATCACGCTGCTGGTCTTCGTGCCGTTCTCGATCGTCTACATGCAGAGCCCCGTGAAGCTCGATTTCCTGTGGTCGGGGCTGTGCATGCTCGGGGCGGTGTACTTCATGTTCCGCGCGTGA